The following are encoded in a window of Nocardia sp. BMG111209 genomic DNA:
- a CDS encoding DUF58 domain-containing protein translates to MRHRDTTNQVDTELHWRPAPLVYLLAGVAGTALVAAVVLGRWQPVVFAAPLLGVLASAPLQLSRTRIQLDGGGVQRCFETEEVVLSISASVEGGHALLRMRPEPVPGAEIRVEEALDSGAAPAGLRLVVSATRWGRFPVPVRIDALGPAGLATASVTLPAGDVFVYPIADPQRMRLPRIELPERIGTHPTRRHGPGVEYADIRRYVAGDQLRTVNWPVSARRGRLYVTERLTDRAADVVVLVDNSMQAPGPAAESLELSVRGAAQVAQSALQAGDRTAVVCLGQAPRWLRADIGRRQFYRIVDTVLDVGEEHIRTTGTLAPHPAVPLGAVVVAFSTLLDTQFALALIDLRKRGHTVVVVDVLRGTPFREELDATLARMWQLERSAMYRDMSTLGVDIVAWPEDARLDQVMRLLPQRRRRMRVRR, encoded by the coding sequence ATGAGGCATCGGGACACCACCAACCAGGTCGACACCGAATTGCATTGGCGCCCGGCCCCGCTGGTGTACCTGCTGGCCGGGGTGGCGGGCACGGCGCTGGTGGCCGCGGTGGTGCTGGGCCGCTGGCAGCCGGTGGTGTTCGCCGCCCCGCTGCTCGGAGTGCTGGCGTCGGCGCCGTTGCAGTTGTCGCGCACCAGGATTCAGCTCGACGGGGGTGGGGTGCAGCGCTGCTTCGAGACCGAGGAAGTCGTGCTGAGCATCTCCGCCTCGGTGGAGGGCGGGCACGCGTTGCTGCGGATGCGGCCGGAACCGGTGCCGGGCGCGGAGATCCGCGTCGAGGAGGCGCTCGACTCCGGTGCGGCCCCGGCCGGGCTGCGGCTGGTGGTGTCGGCGACGCGCTGGGGCCGCTTCCCGGTGCCGGTCCGGATCGACGCACTCGGCCCGGCCGGACTGGCGACGGCGTCCGTGACGCTGCCGGCCGGCGACGTGTTCGTCTACCCGATCGCCGATCCGCAGCGAATGCGGTTGCCGCGCATCGAACTTCCCGAGCGCATCGGTACCCACCCGACCCGCCGGCACGGCCCCGGCGTGGAGTACGCCGATATCCGCCGCTACGTCGCCGGCGATCAGCTGCGCACGGTGAACTGGCCGGTGAGCGCGCGCCGCGGCCGCCTGTACGTCACCGAGCGGCTCACCGACCGGGCCGCGGATGTCGTTGTGCTGGTGGACAACTCGATGCAGGCCCCGGGACCGGCCGCGGAGTCGCTGGAACTGTCGGTGCGCGGCGCGGCCCAGGTGGCGCAGTCGGCGTTGCAGGCGGGCGACCGTACCGCGGTGGTCTGCCTCGGGCAGGCGCCGCGCTGGTTGCGCGCCGACATCGGCCGCCGGCAGTTCTACCGGATCGTCGACACCGTGCTGGATGTCGGCGAGGAGCACATCCGCACCACCGGCACGCTGGCCCCGCATCCGGCGGTGCCGCTCGGCGCGGTGGTGGTGGCCTTCTCGACCCTGCTCGACACCCAGTTCGCCCTGGCCCTGATCGATCTGCGCAAACGCGGGCACACCGTCGTCGTGGTGGACGTGTTGCGCGGCACGCCCTTTCGCGAGGAACTGGACGCGACGCTGGCCCGGATGTGGCAGCTGGAGCGCTCGGCGATGTACCGGGACATGAGCACGCTCGGCGTCGACATCGTGGCGTGGCCCGAGGACGCGCGCCTGGATCAGGTGATGCGGCTGCTACCCCAGCGCCGCCGGCGGATGCGGGTGCGGCGATGA